GCTTTTCTCCAAAATGCTTTCTCGAGCTCGAGCGTCTTGAAATTCTTTTTCCCACTTATCAGCCTtagttctttctttcttgatctctTGTCACCACTACTCCGACTATTTACCCAAACCGGTAGTTCTTATCGACAACTGTAACTTCTTATAATCTGTTTTTAGACTATCCAAATCCTCTTCAGCctttttcttccctttctttAGTTTCTCAGCTTCTAGCTTGTGGATATCGACGTCTAGCCCCAAACGCATCTTCTCCTCTTCTAGCCGCTCTATCTTCTTTCCCCACTCCGAACTCCTTTTTTCAAAGTCCTTTTTGATGAACTCCAATTCCGACGAAACTACTTGCAGCTGTTCCTCTAGAGACTGAACGCAATCTTCTCTCGGCCAAGGGATACTGTCATTGACCCTTTTGCTCCACCACCCATAATATTTGGGAGTTGTCATTGCCCCTACAGTAAATCTTTTCATCCGGTGAACTCGTTTCCAAGCGTTagatatttcttaaaattttctcttATAGTTATCATCCTTATAAGAGAACTCGAACTGTGGCCGGTGTAAACTATCTCGACCTATATTGTCTTAATACAAGCAAAGGGGTATATTCgacagctccccaaattccaagtAAAAGGACCCAGTGGAAGTCCCCACATCGATATAAGATCTCGTCCGGCACCATCCAAGGAGCTTTCCATTCAACGTCATCTTCTTGAAGACTGTGgagaattgccatccacttcTCTTCTGTGATGTCGTCTCGTCTTGGTGTAGCCACTAGCTCTTTTAATGGGGAGTAATTTTCTGAGAAGACCCGATATGAGACCTtttccaccttccaaaagtgactatggAACCACACCAATAGCAACTGCACGCATCCGATGAACCTTCCTTCATCCGCCCTTCTAGACGCATTTAGGGACCTGAAGGTTTCAGCCAAAATTGTTGGGACCGGTGTGACTCCCTTGTCAAGCCTATCAAATAAATCTGAAACTGCTTCATCCACATGGCCTAATGCCTTAGGGAAGACAACTAAGCCATAAATGCTTAATGTAAAGATATCAACCCTCTTCTTTATATCCGGACGTGTCAAGATCAGATCTTGCAAGTTTTTCCAAGGTATGCATTTACTGTCCCCATTTTGCTTAATCCGGGCTGCAACCCATTGCTCGCTCATTCCGGTGATGCACATTAATTTCTTCAAGAATGTCGGAACATTAGCTGCTCTCGAGTAGACTTTGTCAACTTGGATCCTCGGACACCATAGCAAGGTTGTATATTCCTCTACTGTAGGTACCAAATCTATTTTCCCAAACGTGAAACAACTATAGGTCAGATTCTAGTACGATGCAAGGGCTCAAAATAGGCACTTGTCTACTCttacatcaagcaaataatGCAGATCACCGTAGTTGCTATAAAAGAGTTGCTTGATCTCGTTATCCCACTGGTTCCATATCTCTTTTTATTATTGCACACCATCCTGAGTCACACTAATGTGAGTGGAGTCTCATAATTCTGATGCGTATCCTTCCATTAGGCTATCACCTTTTTCTTGCTAAACTTTTTCGGACCAAACtcggacagccgcattgtcttccactttaccAAGAAACTTCCTTTCCATGTTGAGCTTCTCTATTTAGATATTGAATGTTAACCAACACCTCTTTAGAAATGaaaatgtcatgcaatcaaaatcaaagcaaACCAAAATAAGTTAGTATTGCACGTTAAGCTCTTAAGGGTTTGGCATGGCTCTACCTAGGGTAAGCTCTTAAGGCTCGTTATATGAGGTTCgattctaaagtaagggtacctgaacttgcagattcctcaatcctcacccattataggttcATACGGATCGAGTTCAattcagggggacacatttccTTATGGCTAcacagagatgaaaatctcacgaagacatcaGTACaaatgtatcccggaagcgatccactatcctacacggaggtgaaaacctcacgaaggactagtttctctcTCCCACTTAGCAGGGTGTGACCCAAGGTCAGGCAATGCAATGCAGCAATATACCAAGCTTAAACTACCACAGCAATCAAATCAcaataaaaaaactgaaataaagacgaatgaaatgcaatgaaaggatcgtaaatttaaaccaaatcttcaattttcgaaaaaaatacaaaaagtaatcaactcgtggcttgactctcgtgttacatccccagtggagtcgccaagctgttgacacatTTTTTTCGGGTAAAACGGCGTCgacttggttttttttaaaatgaagaagaaaacgagagtcaccaccaatcttttttgatgaggtgtgactgggtcacctcgtaaaagatgttataataataaatgatttgatttattaaaacaataatttcggtctacgaaattcaaaaaaatgagttaaggagtcggttacgtatgaggaaggattagcaccctcgtaacgcccaaaattgatacctagttgattagttaatttcttaatgtcgaagattgaaaattttaaagagatttagagtacgatccttaaaaaaaactcagaCAACATTGATTGagatttaagaggatatttggctatttagttgaacgagaaatcgaaactcagcacgttagggcacgttttctcaatttctaaacgcaaaatattggctcactttgaaattttaaaaggatatttggcttttggtcgaacgagaaatcggaACCCAAAGACGTTAGGGCATGTTCTCTCAATTTTCAAACGCAAAATATTACCTTACTTTGAAAGTTTAAaagatatttggctatttggtcgaatgAGAAATCGAAACCTAGCTCGTTAGAGCACGTTCTCCCAAATTttcaaacgcaaaatattgccttactttgaaagtttaaaagatattttgcTTTGGTCAAACGAAATCGAAACCCAAAGACGTTAGGGCACGTTCTCTCAATTTTCaaacgcgaaatattgccttatttgaaaactttttcctttttatttgaataatggACGAAAGTCGACAAAATATCTATCAATATgcacatattttatttcattatgcTTTTAAAGAGATCGTTTAAACTTTGAAAGGATCCTATGCGCTAATAACGATATTGTCATatacttttgaaattgataatgaaataatttacataaaaagACATAATAGACATGGCATCAATACTAATGAATCGTAAAGTTAATACGCATAAACGACAACACTCATGATAACGCAAATGTCAATATACTAGCAAATGATAATAATGACAATAATGgataaaactaaatttgaaagtacataaaaatagtaaataaatgaagagaaataaaattataaaccgAACATAGAATAAACGagccaatttttaaaaataaaatacaaaaaatcgaaataatttaaaataaataaataaataatgattatttttatttaaaaaagtatatgaaaaatgttaaaagatattatacatataagatatttaaaacaaatgatgtaataaaaccttaaataaatattaagtaaacgttttaaaataaataatatgtataaaaatcaaaataaataataaaagaacgagttaaataataatataaattttaaaataaataaataacataatttgcaaaaataaattgaaatctaacaAAATCGGGACCAAATCGGgacaaaaatgaatttaaaggGCAAAAAAGGTAATATAATAAGCAAAGAGGAGTAAAATCAAAGTTGTGCAAAAGTTGGGGACCGAATggataaataaaccaaaatctgGACACGTGTCCGCCGTTTCGGTGTGTCAGTGAGCCAGGGAcgagtttgaaaaaaaagaaaaattctggggataaatttaaaaaaacaaaaaggagtaaattaaatgaaacataAACGCAGAGGGACCAGTGTTGCAAATAGTCCATTCACCGCCAACACGCGGATCCTGTGAACTCTTGGGTCGGGTCGCGAGTCAGAGgcccaaaacgatgtcgttttggcCTCTGAACCCCACCCCCAAAACGGCGCCAAAATTTGGTAGCTGTCGTTATAACTATCGAATTTTAAATCCACTATTCGACCAACATTAACTGGTAATATAGGGTAAATAGGGAATCGACCCACGAAGAAGCTCGTGTTAAATCTATTTGAAGAGAGTTGAAATTAAGGTAATGTAAAACACatgcaagaaagaaaaaataggggGTTTATGCTTCTACGTTTgctaaaaataacctaaagtGACAAACAAGTTTTAGCTTTAATTATGAATgttgaaaaattatcaaaataaagagaaagaatGCTTAGTTATTGATTCCTTAATCCGCCAAGCACAAGTCCTTTGCGCCCTTAAATTATCCTAGTAGACTAACTCAGCAGCTAGGCTGAGAAATCACTTACGAAGCGACTTCCTATCCCcagtaaatttttattcaattagagaacgttCATAACTGCAAACCTACCTTTAATTATCTATTTGTTGACTAATTAAAGGTGCAATTAGTATTTTAGAGACTTCACCTAgcattaataaaagaaaatcctcCAGCGGcttctaaaattaaatcctTAGTTGTTTTAATTAGCTGCAGGCCAATTAATCATCACCAattctaagtttaattaagaaattcgaTTACTTAATTTGCACTTGGatgattataagaaaattccCAAATTAAATAGGTGATCAATCCAGTTGATTGAGAAAAATTCATTGAGCGATAAAACAAACAATTCAAGAATGCCGAATtcgaatttaaaacaaaataaatcctCAAATCACTTGTGCTCGGTTTCATAAGTATCTAACTAAGCTTAAGAAATTTAGCCACTCATAGCAAGTAAAATAAGGCAAGAATCAATTGTAAACAACATGAATTACGAACTgaatcttggaaaagaaaacttCTCAAATCGTCGAGCTTCCCTCCTCTCTACTAGCTGAAATTTTAGGCTGCTATTCCAACTACTTGATCGGTCTTTGCTGGTTCAATTAGAGAACTTTTTCTTCTTGCTCGAGTGCCATGCTCCTCTGCTATATCTTCCTCTATTTTTGACTGCCCTTTTTAAGCTGCTGAATGCCTCTTTTTATGgaataaatcaaaaatcaaaatctaatctACTCCCTTTTCATATCCCGTCGCACAAAAATAGCTCCAGCTCACTAGAGTTTCACTTCAATTTTACTTCTCAAGGCTGAAACGGGGTCCCCTTGCTTTAATTAGAGTCGGTCACCATTCCGAAAAGGAAATCAAATAATTCCCTTGTTGGTTTTGTTTGCACATTCAGCCTGCTGCATTTCTAATTGGACcgaattttcttcttttgtccCAATGTCTTTTGTGGTAattttggtcattgaattttatattttgaccatgtcaatttaattttttcaaaaccaGCATATGATCATCCTTATCCCACAGCTTCATTCATGAAAATCAGTTTCCAAATTGAGCTCATTCCAACATCCAAATGTCCTTAACCTACGCATGgcttaaaattaacattaaattgttgaattggagCGAAAACAAATTATTACGGCATGGAAtgtacttaatttaatttaggctaattaaaattcaattgatcagaaattaatcaataatttaaaaaacttagttgaataagttaagctcaaaattgaacttaacaaacTCCCCCATACTTAAACTATTGATCGTCCTTGAGCAATCAAGTCGAAAAGAATCAAGAAGGCTCTCAAGAAATCAAGTTTTAATCAAGAGTTGTTGTATCGTTCATGCTTGGGATGAATTTGGAAATCAACAGTCCTAGATTTTGGTttatcaaagaaaagaaaatatgctTTAAATCCAcaagaattcaaaattaatcaaaatgtACGAATGCTTATTTTGATCAATTCTCACTGAAGGAAGAGAAAATGATTAACACTCGCCACTCAATGTGTTTAGGCTAGTATGTTGCTCTCAAATTGAAATTGACAGTAATTAACCACCATAGGCTTGCTTGTCCACCTTATCTATAACATAACACATAAAATTCCATAAATATAATCGAGGCTAAAtaaaggttgtaatggggccaAGGTACTGTTTGGCGGACATGAGGAATTTATTTGGATTGTGGAGCTAGTTTTCTTAGGCCAGTACAATCGTTTGGAAGTCATCAATctctcttatttcttttttttctttttttttcttcaagagTAGATAACTAATGCAATCAGCCTTTCATCGTTTCCATTTTCATACCACTTGATTCGGCCGATCCACTTCATTATGATCACATAATGCCTCATTCATTTAGTTTAATAGAAAGGCTGCAACTTACTGATTTTTTCTCAAGAAAATCATCCCCTAATTTCCAGCGTAAAACCACCCCAAATCGGCCAACATATGTCGAAATTAAGATGGACTTCCAAACTGAATTAACTAGCCTAAAAAGGTGAGTTGATTCAGGCTTTGGTTTAATTTCTAGAGGTACataaaaaattgggaaattaagGCTTCAAATTGGCTAACTAATTGGAATAATGTCAAGGTCGGCTTTTATAAGTAATCGTGGCTTAATTCCTAATGCCTCTTAAATCATATTAATGTAAATCAAATGTAttactagacttaataagatcTAAAGCAAGTTCTAGAGTAATTGACAGTCGATAACAATAATCACACATGAATGAATGATAACCTCTCAAGTTGGCATGGATGTCCCAACTTTACTCTCTAGGCTCAAATTCCTCACAAGGACCACATGATTGATCAATTAAATAGACTAACTTTGATccatttccaattttttttctttttcccattttcttttctaaccCAAAATCAGtcatttgaaaacaaaatttaacccaaCCAATCGACATACAACAATCACAATCAACttgaattcataaaatataccttcattcttttaattcaatattctcctcaagaaatttaacaaaatttattcataaaatttgcTAAAAACAAGCATCAAATATGCTAGAAAATCAATGAATTGATTCTCCCCCATACTTAATGTTTGCATTGTCcctaatgcaaaagaaaattaaaaaattactaatggaaagaaacaataataatgtaaaagataaaagaaaaaaaacttccCTGAATAAGTGGGTTGCCTCCCACAAGCGCCTTTGTTTGAAGTCGTTGGCTCGACATCGCAATTCTTCATGGATCCTCAAGATTGATCTCCTCCAACCAAGCTGCTTGCTCCCCTTCATGAAAATGTTTCAACCTGTAACCATTcaccttgaaaattttattagtttcgaGGCTCCTAATTTCGATTGCCCCATGATGATGCACCTCAGTTATTATAAATGGTCCAAGCCACCTTGATTTTAACTTACTAGGAAACAATTTAAGCTTAGAATTAAATAGTAATACCTTTTCCCCCACCTTAAATTCCTTGCAAATCAGCTTTGAGTCACGAAATGCCTTCGACTTACCTTTGTAAATAACTGAATTGTCATATGCTTCTAAGCGCAACTCCTCCAATTCCTGCAACTTCAACTTGCGCGCTTCACCTGCCAATCTATAGTCCAAATTGCATTGCTTAACAGCCCAAAATGACCTATGTTCGAGCTCTACGGGAagatgacatgcctttccaaaaaCAACCCTATAAGGCGACATCCCTATTGGAGTTTTGTAAGCTGTTCGAACAGCCCACAATACTTCATCCAACCTTTGgctccaatctttcctattgggtttaacaattttctctaaaattcccTTAATTTCCTTGTTACTACTCTCGGCTTGCCCATTGGTTTGAGGGTGATAAACTGTCGATACTTTGTAGGTGACACCAAATTGTGCAAATAAGGCTCTCAAGGTTCTATTACAGAAATGTGTTCCCTTGTCACTAATTATAGCCCTTAGTACTCCATATCTATTTAAGATGTTGGTCTTAAGACATTTCACCATAGTTTTAGCATCATCGGCCCTAGTTAGAAATGCTTCCACCCATTTCGACAAGTAATCAACACACACAAGAATGTATAGATAAccgaaagaagaaggaaaaggccCCATGAAATCAATACCCCATACATTAAATAtatcacaaacataaaaattatgtaatggcATTTGATTTCTGCTACTTAAGTTGCCGGTTTTTTGACATGAGACATAATTTTTGCAAAATGCGTATAAGTCTTTATGAATAGTCGGCCAAAATAACCTACACTCGAGTATCTTATGAGCTGTTCTCTTAGGCCCAAAATGTCCCCCACCTTCTCGAGAATGACAAAAATTAAGCACCGATTCTATCTAACTATCATCGACACAACGCCTAATTATTTGGTCACTACAAAATCACCAAAGGTATGGCTCTTCCCATAAGTAAAATCAGGCTTAACTTCtaatttttctctcaaatgCCTAGGTGCATTCGTGGGAAACTCTTTAGTCACTAATTAGTTCACTATGTCGGCATACCATGGAAAAACACTAGACATACTATAAAGTCTCTCATCGGGAAATAAGTCGCTCGGCTCATTCCTTAAAACTCTAGTCTCTATCCTACTGAAATGATCAGCAACAAGGTTCTTTTTACCcttcttatctttaatttctaaGTCGAATTCTTGCAGCAACAAAATCCACCTAATCAATCTAGGCTTGGATTCTTTTTTACGCAACAAATATTTAAGAGCACTATGGTCAGAAAATACCACGACTTTGACTCCTAGCAAATAcgctctaaatttctctaaGGCAAAGACTATGGCATAGAGTTCTTTCTCGGTGTGGTGTAATTGCACTAAACAGGGTTTAATAGCTCACTAgcatacataataatataagaCTCCCTACCATTTCTTTGTCCTAATGCCGCACCAACAGCCTTATCACTAGCATCACATAGAATCTCGAAAGGTAATGCATAATTTGGTCCTTGAATGATAGGTGCCGCGatcaatttttgtttcaattcatcaaaagattttttacaattttcattaaattcgAATGTGACATCCTTACCTAGTAATGCACATAAAGATGAAGATATTTGCGAAAAATTCTTGATAAACCAATGGTAAAAACCTACATGCCCCAAGAAGGATCGAATTCCTTTCACAATACTAGGATAAGGTAAATTTTTAATCACCTCAACTTTGGCTTGGTCGACTTCTAAACCTCTAGCTGAGACGACATGCCCCAATACTACACCTTTCTCAACCATGAGATgacatttctcaaaattcaatatcaGATTAGTCTCAATGCAACGCCTAAGCACTAACACAAGATGATGCAAACACTGATCAAATGAATCACCATAAACAGTAAAGTCATCCATAAATACTTccattaaatatgaaataaaatctgaaaaaataCTCGTTATACCTCGCTGAAACGTAGCTGGTGCATTGCACAATCCGAAAGGCATTCTCTTGAAGGCATAAGTTCCAAATGGGCAAGTGAAGGTGGCCTTCTCTTGATCCTCAGGTGCGATGGGTACCTGTAAATAACCTGAATAGCCATCTAAGAAACAAAAATGTGAGCGACCGGTGAACCtttctaacatttgatccatgAATGGAAGAGGGTAGTGGTCTTTTTTAGTGGCTTTGTTCAGCTTCCTATAGTCTATACAAACCCGCCAATTGTTCTACACTCTTGTAGGAATTTCTAACCTTTCTTCGTTGGTGACTATTGTGGTTCCTCCTTTCTTAGGGACAACATGAATCGGGCTCACCTATTTTGAATCAGCTATAGGATAAATAACATCAGcttctaaccattttaaaatttcagtcttaaCCACCTCCATCATCGGTGGATTCAATCGGCACTGGGGGTCTCTTTTAGGGACTGAGTTTGGTTCTAAGGCTATCTTGTGAGTGCATAAAGTCGTACTAAGTCCCCTAATGTCGGCTAGTGTTCAACCGAAGGCTTCTCTATGCTCCCTAAGAACTCTAAGCAGCTTGGATTCTTGGATTTCGGTTAGGGCATTCGACACTATTAATGACAAAGTTTgattttcacctaaaaaaatgtactttaaattttcgGGCAGCtcttttaattccaatttaGGTGCTGAAATCAGTGAAGGAATTTGCTTATTAGTCACCGTAAGGCTAGGGAGGATCGGCTTGAAGTGTGTCAATTTAGGCGAGTCTAATGCACAAACCGAATTAATTAAAGAATCAGAAATGATAAATTCATGCTCATCGATATCAAAAATGCTTTTAGCTAGAACACTTTTTAACTCGTCATCCTCCCCTAATTCATAAAcatcttgaaaaaaattatcaattacatCAAGGGCAAACACAAAATTA
This genomic window from Gossypium raimondii isolate GPD5lz chromosome 10, ASM2569854v1, whole genome shotgun sequence contains:
- the LOC128033857 gene encoding uncharacterized protein LOC128033857; this translates as MCITGMSEQWVAARIKQNGDSKCIPWKNLQDLILTRPDIKKRVDIFTLSIYGLVVFPKALGHVDEAVSDLFDRLDKGVTPVPTILAETFRSLNASRRADEGRFIGCVQLLLVWFHSHFWKVEKVSYRVFSENYSPLKELVATPRRDDITEEKWMAILHSLQEDDVEWKAPWMVPDEILYRCGDFHWVLLLGIWGAVEYTPLLVLRQYRSR